The genomic segment ACTGACGGGAAACTGGGAGATGAAACAACAATCCTTGAATTTCCTCACAACCGGAAAAATGCAGTATGCCACGAAGGTGGCTCCCTGGCTTTCGGTCCGGACGGAAACTTGTATCTATCTACTGGTGACAACACCTGCCCCTTTGAATCGGATGGCTCGGCACCCATCGATGAGCGGGAAGGTCGACACTTTTACGACGCACAACGATCGGCCGCAAACACGAATGACCTTCGTGGAAAGATCCTGAGAATCAAACCAAATGCCGATGGATCTTATGCAATTCCTGAAGGGAATTTATTTTCGCCGGGAACTCCAAAAACCCGTCCGGAGATTTTCGCTATGGGTTGCCGGAACCCATTCCGAATTTCGATCGATTCCCATAGCGGTTTTGTATACTGGGGTGAGGTGGGTCCGGATGGCGCTACTGACACCGAGCGAGGCTCAAGTGGTTATGATGAGATTAATCAGGCTCGTAAAGCAGGCAATTTCGGCTGGCCTTATTTTGTGGCGGATAACCGAGCTTATGCAGACTACGATTTTTCTTCAGAACAAATTGGAGCCCGCTTCAATCCGGATGAACCATTCAACGATTCCCCTAACAACACCGGACTCAATCAGTTGCCGCCGACTACGGAACCGCTTTGGGCCTATCCACGTGCTTCAGCCTGTGCAGGGCCGGTTTATCACTATGGCGATTTCCCAAACAATGCAACCAAGCTCCCCAAGGTATTTGATAACTCACTGATTGTTTTCGATTGGACGAGCGCCTGGGTTCGAGTTCTTAAGCTCAATGACAGCGGAGATGTCGTTTCAAACAAACCGTGGCTGGGTCGACACCTCTTCGTTCACCCAATCGATATGGAATTTGGAAATGACGGTTCTCTTTATGTGCTTGAATACGGATCGCTCTGGTACGACGGAACAGATGGTCGATTACGGAAGATCACTTACTCCAACGAACCTATCCCCATTGAGGTGCCTGAGACAGATCCACGGATGATCGGATTTGATCCGGAACATCCCGGGTCAAAGCTGATCGCGAACACCACTTGCCTTGCCTGCCACACCACAAACATGAAATCGATTGGACCGGCTTACTTCGAAGTAGCGGAAAAATATGCGGACGACCTCAACGCCCGTGATACTTTGGCAAACAAAATTCTTACCGGTGGAGTGGGCGTATGGGGAGCTATGCCGATGCCTCCTCACCCTCAACTCAATATCGAAGAAACCCAACAAATGATGGACGCGATATTAGCAGTACCACCACCGCCACCTGAAGAATAGGAAGTGAGTCAAATTATTTTGCTTCAAAGTCCAAATCCTAAGCGTTGCCAGTTGCAATTGGCTCGAAACCAGAAAGTTCGCCGAGTATTATTGCTCTCACATTTTTGCTCATAAATAACCAACCGACTTTGAGACGACCGGTTATTTGAAAAAACCCAACACAGCACTAACAACCAGGTCTTGTTGTTGTGCGGTAAGCTCGGGATAGACAGGCAGGGATAACACTTGTGAGGCTAGTTTTTCAGATACCGGGAAATCGCCTCGTTTGTAGTTCAAGTGGGTCAAGCATTTCTGCAAATGAACAGGAATCGGGTAATGGATGGCACAGCCAATATTTAACTTTTTGAGGTATCCGAGCAATTCGTCCCGTCGATTCGAACGAAGCGCATACACATGATATACGTGTCGGTTATTCGGAAGTGCATCGGGCGTTGAAACGGCACTTTCTGCAAACAGCTTATTATATCGTTCTGCGACCTTTATTCTGAGATCCGTCCACTCATTTAGATATTTCAATTTAACCCGCAGGATAGCCGCCTGAATACTATCCATCCTATAATTGAATCCCAAGAGATCGTGATAATATTTTTGCTTTTGCCCCCAATCTCTCAAGACGCGTGCTCGTTCAGCCAGGTCCAGGTCGTTTGTAACCAGTAATCCTCCTTCTCCGGCGGCACCTAAATTCTTGCCTGGATAAAAACTAAAACAGGCAGCATCTCCAAAGCTCCCGGCGGGCCTACCGTTATAAGAAGCACCATGAGCCTGTGCTGCATCTTCCAATACTTTGAGCCCATATTTACGCGCAACAGCTGTGATGGGATACATATCCGCCATTTGACCGTGTAGATGCACAGGAAGAATAACTTTAGTCC from the Verrucomicrobiota bacterium genome contains:
- a CDS encoding DegT/DnrJ/EryC1/StrS family aminotransferase translates to MIPFLDLKLQYKQIKDEVEDAVLRVLSSTDYVLGPDVAAFEEEFSNYSHTNCGVGVNSGTSALQLALLSMGVQAGDEVITVPFTFIATVAAIEYIGAKPVLIDVEENSGCMDVSKLEAVITERTKVILPVHLHGQMADMYPITAVARKYGLKVLEDAAQAHGASYNGRPAGSFGDAACFSFYPGKNLGAAGEGGLLVTNDLDLAERARVLRDWGQKQKYYHDLLGFNYRMDSIQAAILRVKLKYLNEWTDLRIKVAERYNKLFAESAVSTPDALPNNRHVYHVYALRSNRRDELLGYLKKLNIGCAIHYPIPVHLQKCLTHLNYKRGDFPVSEKLASQVLSLPVYPELTAQQQDLVVSAVLGFFK
- a CDS encoding PQQ-dependent sugar dehydrogenase; the encoded protein is MRFCILFLTITSLVVFSFGCSRHAENSANETELPADEHFKVETLAEGFVDAMELAVTPDGRIFVVERTGGLHLYDPKTGETNLLAKIPVELRVEEFAREAGLLGITLDPKFSENGWLYLFFSEKGEAIQRLSRFRFTDGKLGDETTILEFPHNRKNAVCHEGGSLAFGPDGNLYLSTGDNTCPFESDGSAPIDEREGRHFYDAQRSAANTNDLRGKILRIKPNADGSYAIPEGNLFSPGTPKTRPEIFAMGCRNPFRISIDSHSGFVYWGEVGPDGATDTERGSSGYDEINQARKAGNFGWPYFVADNRAYADYDFSSEQIGARFNPDEPFNDSPNNTGLNQLPPTTEPLWAYPRASACAGPVYHYGDFPNNATKLPKVFDNSLIVFDWTSAWVRVLKLNDSGDVVSNKPWLGRHLFVHPIDMEFGNDGSLYVLEYGSLWYDGTDGRLRKITYSNEPIPIEVPETDPRMIGFDPEHPGSKLIANTTCLACHTTNMKSIGPAYFEVAEKYADDLNARDTLANKILTGGVGVWGAMPMPPHPQLNIEETQQMMDAILAVPPPPPEE